From the genome of Myxococcota bacterium, one region includes:
- a CDS encoding MerR family transcriptional regulator produces MAIAKGRAGRGRQKRALAGPTGVRYTVNVNWQSEALQAPGSAKDSASQKSGGAGETVWTIGEIQALAGVSARTLRYYEELGLLPGVRRRAGGRRVYGPDELERLRFIQRLKALGLSLAEIKDLNAVYAIGGSTASMLGRLEELLAHHSAEVDRRVEELQTLRTEIDRYRDHIRERIEEPTGRTGRKSR; encoded by the coding sequence GTGGCGATCGCGAAGGGCCGAGCGGGCCGGGGACGTCAGAAAAGGGCTTTGGCGGGACCGACGGGAGTACGATACACAGTTAACGTGAACTGGCAAAGTGAAGCGCTGCAGGCCCCGGGATCCGCGAAGGACTCGGCCTCCCAGAAGTCTGGGGGCGCCGGGGAAACCGTCTGGACGATCGGGGAAATCCAAGCTCTGGCAGGGGTTTCTGCCCGAACCCTCAGGTACTACGAGGAACTCGGGCTGCTCCCAGGCGTGCGCCGTCGCGCCGGGGGTCGCCGGGTCTATGGCCCGGACGAGCTCGAACGGCTTCGCTTCATCCAGCGCCTGAAGGCGCTCGGCCTCTCGCTGGCGGAGATCAAGGATCTGAACGCGGTCTACGCGATCGGGGGCTCGACCGCCTCGATGTTGGGCCGGCTCGAGGAGCTTCTGGCCCACCACTCGGCGGAGGTCGATCGGCGGGTCGAAGAGCTCCAGACCTTGCGGACGGAAATCGACCGCTACCGCGACCACATCCGCGAGCGGATCGAGGAGCCGACGGGCCGCACCGGGAGGAAGTCCCGATGA
- a CDS encoding recombinase family protein — protein MKAGTRAVTYFSLPGGARSRSTRPRLDAATLVTQSFARRRRWVVVEPFVELGSRRGRPELARALERCREMEAVLLVPSLVAVGGDARFLDPLLHAGVRLASADRGPVGNATLRLLQDVAHQAQQEASDRSRTALDAARRRGVTLGSPRPEIGSRAGVAALRAQADAHAEGLTPVLVELLLSNPDASLRDLAALLDALDVPTPRSGRWGPSAVRNSLARAGLTAFREALRAKPDRKRPGRTGDG, from the coding sequence ATGAAGGCGGGCACGCGTGCGGTCACCTACTTCTCGCTGCCGGGTGGAGCCCGGAGCCGCAGCACGCGGCCCCGACTCGACGCGGCCACCCTGGTGACCCAGTCCTTCGCCCGCCGCCGTCGCTGGGTGGTGGTCGAGCCCTTCGTCGAACTCGGTTCGCGGCGGGGCCGCCCCGAGCTCGCTCGCGCCCTCGAGCGCTGTCGCGAGATGGAGGCGGTCCTGCTCGTGCCCTCCCTGGTGGCGGTGGGCGGCGATGCTCGTTTCCTCGACCCCCTGCTCCATGCCGGCGTCCGGCTGGCGAGTGCGGATCGCGGGCCGGTCGGCAACGCCACGCTGCGCCTGCTCCAGGACGTGGCCCACCAAGCCCAGCAAGAAGCCTCGGACCGCAGCCGGACCGCCCTCGACGCGGCTCGGCGGCGCGGGGTGACGCTCGGCTCACCGCGACCCGAGATCGGATCGCGGGCAGGCGTCGCCGCGCTGCGCGCCCAGGCCGACGCCCATGCCGAGGGCCTCACCCCGGTCCTGGTCGAGCTCCTGCTCTCGAACCCCGACGCCTCGCTCCGCGACCTCGCCGCCCTCCTCGACGCGCTCGACGTGCCGACGCCGCGTTCGGGTCGCTGGGGGCCGAGCGCGGTGCGCAACAGCCTGGCCCGCGCGGGCCTGACCGCCTTCCGCGAGGCGCTGCGGGCAAAGCCCGATCGGAAACGCCCTGGGCGGACGGGAGACGGGTAG
- the scpA gene encoding methylmalonyl-CoA mutase, which yields MSGTRPRADLDQWRGLAQKDLRDRDPDTLIRETPDGLKIRPLYTEADLDDLAHTDTLPGVFPFLRGPRATMYANRPWTLRQYAGFSTAEESNAFYKANLEAGQQGLSVAFDLATHRGYDSDHPRVTGDVGKAGVAIDSVEDMKVLFDSIPLDQVTVSMTMNGAVLPVMACFIVAGEEQNVPHEKLAGTIQNDILKEFMVRNTYIYPPEPSMRIVADIIEYTAKEMPKFNSISISGYHMQEAGATTVQELAFTIADGLDYVRAALSKGLDVDAFAGRLSFFWCIGMDFYLEIAKMRAARRIWAERMQKEFAPKKDRSMMLRTHCQTSGASLTEQDPMNNVIRTTIEAMAAVFGGTQSLHTNGYDEAVSLPTDQAARVARNTQLILQEESGIPAVVDPWGGSYFMESLTESVYHAANVLIDEVEELGGMTQAIVAGMPKLRIEEAATRRQARIDSGEDVIVGVNKYPPPEEVDLDVRDIDNSAVRDSQVERLGQIRASRDAVAAEACLDELRRLAKSGEGNLLEAAVTAARARCTVGEISQALEDVYTRHRAEVKAVSGVYSASYQGDSDFEQVQSDVKDFAESEGRRPRMLVVKLGQDGHDRGMKVIATAFADLGFDVDVGPLFQTPAEAARQAIDNDVHVVGVSSQAAGHKTLVPELVEELKAQGASGVATIVGGIIPPRDYDFLRESGVAAVFGPGTPVPKAAREVLQVLRDRG from the coding sequence ATGAGCGGAACCCGACCCCGCGCCGATCTCGACCAGTGGCGAGGCCTCGCTCAGAAGGACCTCCGCGACCGCGATCCGGACACGCTGATCCGCGAGACCCCCGACGGCCTGAAGATCCGGCCCCTGTACACCGAGGCCGATCTCGACGACCTCGCGCACACCGACACCCTGCCCGGCGTCTTTCCGTTCCTGCGCGGCCCCCGCGCGACGATGTACGCGAACCGGCCGTGGACCCTCCGCCAGTACGCGGGGTTCTCCACCGCCGAAGAGTCGAACGCCTTCTACAAGGCGAACCTCGAGGCGGGCCAGCAAGGCCTCTCGGTCGCCTTCGACCTCGCCACCCACCGCGGCTACGACTCGGACCACCCGCGCGTGACCGGCGATGTCGGCAAGGCTGGCGTCGCGATCGACTCGGTCGAGGACATGAAGGTCCTCTTCGACAGCATCCCGCTCGACCAGGTCACCGTGTCGATGACGATGAACGGGGCGGTGCTTCCCGTGATGGCGTGCTTCATCGTGGCGGGCGAAGAGCAGAACGTTCCCCACGAGAAGCTCGCCGGGACCATCCAGAACGACATCCTCAAAGAGTTCATGGTCCGCAACACGTACATCTATCCGCCCGAGCCCTCGATGCGGATCGTGGCCGACATCATCGAGTACACGGCGAAGGAGATGCCGAAGTTCAACTCGATCTCGATCAGCGGCTACCACATGCAGGAAGCCGGGGCGACGACCGTTCAGGAGCTCGCCTTCACGATCGCCGACGGGCTCGACTACGTGCGCGCGGCTCTCTCGAAGGGCCTCGACGTCGATGCCTTCGCGGGGCGGCTGTCCTTCTTCTGGTGCATCGGGATGGACTTCTATCTCGAGATCGCCAAGATGCGCGCCGCCCGCCGGATCTGGGCCGAACGCATGCAGAAGGAGTTCGCGCCGAAGAAGGACCGCTCGATGATGCTGCGCACCCACTGCCAGACGTCGGGCGCGAGCCTCACCGAGCAGGACCCGATGAACAACGTGATCCGCACGACCATCGAGGCGATGGCGGCGGTGTTCGGCGGCACCCAGAGCCTGCACACCAACGGCTACGACGAGGCAGTCAGCCTGCCCACGGACCAGGCCGCGCGCGTCGCGCGCAACACCCAGTTGATCCTGCAGGAGGAGAGTGGGATCCCGGCCGTGGTCGATCCCTGGGGCGGCTCCTACTTCATGGAGTCCCTCACCGAGAGCGTCTACCACGCCGCGAACGTGCTGATCGACGAGGTCGAGGAGCTCGGCGGCATGACCCAGGCGATCGTCGCCGGCATGCCGAAGCTGCGGATCGAAGAGGCGGCGACCCGCCGCCAGGCGCGCATCGACAGCGGCGAGGACGTGATCGTCGGCGTGAACAAGTACCCGCCGCCGGAAGAGGTGGACCTCGACGTCCGCGACATCGACAACTCGGCGGTGCGGGACAGCCAGGTGGAGCGCCTGGGGCAGATCCGCGCCAGCCGCGACGCTGTTGCGGCCGAGGCCTGCCTCGACGAGCTGCGCCGGCTGGCGAAGAGCGGCGAGGGCAATCTCCTGGAAGCCGCGGTGACCGCGGCGCGCGCGCGCTGCACGGTGGGCGAGATCTCCCAGGCCCTCGAAGACGTCTACACGCGGCACCGTGCCGAAGTGAAAGCCGTTTCTGGGGTGTACAGCGCAAGCTATCAGGGTGATTCGGATTTCGAGCAGGTACAGAGCGATGTGAAGGACTTCGCCGAGAGCGAGGGCCGACGCCCGCGGATGCTCGTCGTGAAGCTCGGACAGGACGGCCACGACCGCGGCATGAAGGTGATCGCGACGGCCTTCGCCGACCTCGGTTTCGACGTCGACGTCGGGCCGCTCTTCCAGACGCCGGCCGAGGCCGCGCGCCAGGCCATCGACAACGACGTCCACGTGGTGGGCGTGTCGAGCCAGGCCGCGGGCCACAAGACGCTCGTGCCCGAGTTGGTGGAAGAGTTGAAGGCCCAGGGAGCGAGCGGGGTCGCCACGATCGTCGGCGGCATCATCCCGCCGCGCGACTACGACTTCCTGCGCGAGAGCGGCGTGGCCGCGGTGTTCGGTCCGGGCACGCCGGTGCCGAAGGCCGCGCGCGAGGTGCTGCAGGTGCTCCGAGACCGCGGATGA
- a CDS encoding methylmalonyl-CoA mutase family protein codes for MSQATVTPLEPQEPAGRVRVVTAASLFDGHDAAINIMRRILQAQGAEVIHLGHDRSVEEIATAAVQEDAHAVAVSSYQGGHMEFFRYLVDRLGELGAGHIQVYGGGGGTITPEEAEALHAHGVARIFGPADGRELGLEGMIRSMIEACRARPARTEPDLTALLATAPAEVARWITRLEEADPEGAEADGWRAALAENRKRPAAPVLGFTGTGGAGKSSVVDEVVLRMRRAHPELQIGLLLVDPTRRRTGGALLGDRIRMNAIQGGTIFARSLATRRAHLALSHTVADAVRVLQAADFDLILVETAGIGQSDSEIVDLVGTSVYVMTPEYGAPSQLEKIDMLDLADVVVLNKADRQGSLDALRDVRKQWKRNRQAFDTADDAVPVFATIARQWNDPGIDRLYEHLAPQLGLVSAAAESSDAASIAAGLIPGERVRYLAEIAATVRGWHGETQRLAEHARDLAAYERASDVSEDAARQLADARVAAEREVGAELAAALRDWPEVRARYAEATQSYEVRGRPIEVENFAPTLAGSDVPKVALPRTEDWGELTRYFRSENRPGHFPFTAGVFPFKRQGEDPTRMFAGEGTPERTNRRFHLVSEGMPAARLSTAFDSVTLYGRDPHERPDVYGKVGNSGVSVCTVDDAKKLYSGFDLCAPSTSVSMTINGPAPTVLAFFLNAAIDQGVEKHLRETGRLDAVRRELAERGAPSYDGALPPDHDGLGLALLGVSGDEVVDAETYARIRAEVLSQVRGTVQADILKEDQAQNTCIFSTDFSLKVMGDVQAYFIENDIRNFYSVSISGYHIAEAGANPITQLAFTLANGFTYCEYYAARGMNVDAFAPNFSFFFSNGLDAEYSVIGRVARRIWAIAMQERYGGSEQSQKLKYHVQTSGRSLHAQEMAFNDIRTTLQALTAIQDQCNSLHTNAYDEAVTTPTEESVRRAVAIQLIINRELGLAKNENNLQGAYVIDALTDLVEEAVLQEFERLSQRGGVLGAMETLYQRGKIQEESMHYESRKDSGELPIIGVNTFENPAPEAAPEPRDLMRSSEEEKRSQLGHLADFQNRHAERTPAALARLQDVARSGGNVFAELMETVKVASLEQITNALFEVGGSYRRSM; via the coding sequence ATGAGTCAGGCCACCGTGACGCCGCTCGAACCCCAGGAGCCCGCGGGTCGCGTGCGCGTCGTGACCGCGGCGTCGCTCTTCGACGGGCACGACGCGGCCATCAACATCATGCGTCGCATCCTCCAGGCCCAGGGCGCCGAGGTGATCCACCTCGGGCACGACCGCTCGGTCGAGGAGATCGCGACCGCGGCGGTCCAGGAAGACGCCCATGCGGTCGCCGTGTCGTCGTACCAGGGCGGGCACATGGAGTTCTTCCGCTATCTCGTCGATCGCCTCGGCGAGCTCGGAGCGGGGCACATTCAGGTGTATGGCGGCGGCGGCGGGACCATTACGCCCGAAGAGGCGGAGGCCCTGCACGCGCACGGCGTAGCGCGGATCTTCGGCCCGGCCGATGGACGGGAGCTCGGTCTCGAGGGAATGATCCGCTCGATGATCGAGGCATGTCGAGCGAGACCCGCTCGCACCGAGCCCGACCTGACCGCGCTGCTGGCCACCGCGCCGGCCGAGGTGGCGCGTTGGATCACGCGGCTCGAAGAGGCCGACCCGGAAGGCGCCGAGGCGGACGGCTGGCGCGCCGCGCTCGCCGAGAACCGCAAGCGGCCGGCAGCGCCGGTGCTGGGCTTCACCGGGACCGGGGGCGCAGGAAAGTCGAGCGTCGTGGACGAGGTGGTGCTGCGGATGCGTCGCGCCCACCCGGAGCTGCAGATCGGGCTGCTTCTCGTCGATCCGACCCGGCGCCGCACCGGCGGTGCCCTGCTCGGCGACCGGATCCGCATGAACGCGATTCAGGGCGGCACCATCTTCGCGCGGAGCCTGGCGACACGACGGGCGCACCTGGCCCTTTCGCACACGGTGGCCGACGCGGTTCGGGTGCTCCAGGCGGCCGACTTCGACTTGATTCTCGTGGAGACGGCCGGGATCGGTCAGAGCGATTCGGAGATCGTCGACCTCGTGGGCACCTCGGTCTACGTGATGACGCCCGAGTACGGTGCGCCGTCCCAGCTCGAGAAGATCGACATGCTCGATCTCGCCGATGTGGTGGTGCTGAACAAGGCCGATCGCCAGGGCTCTCTCGACGCCCTGCGCGACGTCCGGAAGCAGTGGAAGCGCAATCGCCAGGCCTTCGATACCGCGGACGACGCAGTCCCGGTGTTCGCGACGATCGCGCGCCAGTGGAACGATCCGGGGATCGATCGGCTCTACGAACACCTGGCCCCGCAGCTGGGGCTGGTGAGTGCCGCGGCAGAGAGCTCGGATGCGGCGTCGATTGCGGCGGGGCTGATCCCGGGCGAACGCGTGCGCTACCTGGCCGAGATCGCGGCCACCGTGCGCGGCTGGCACGGCGAGACCCAGCGCCTGGCCGAGCACGCGCGCGACCTCGCCGCCTACGAGCGTGCGAGTGACGTGAGTGAGGACGCTGCGCGCCAGCTGGCGGACGCGCGCGTGGCGGCCGAGCGCGAGGTCGGCGCCGAGCTGGCGGCGGCCCTGCGCGATTGGCCCGAGGTGCGTGCGCGCTACGCGGAGGCCACCCAGTCCTACGAGGTGCGCGGGCGCCCGATCGAGGTGGAGAACTTCGCGCCGACCCTCGCCGGGAGCGATGTCCCGAAGGTGGCGCTGCCGCGCACCGAAGACTGGGGTGAGCTGACCCGCTACTTCCGTAGCGAGAATCGGCCGGGCCACTTCCCGTTCACCGCCGGGGTGTTCCCCTTCAAGCGACAGGGCGAGGACCCCACCCGGATGTTCGCCGGCGAGGGCACGCCCGAGCGCACGAATCGGCGTTTCCATCTCGTGTCCGAGGGTATGCCCGCCGCGCGGCTCTCGACCGCCTTCGACTCGGTGACCCTGTACGGCCGTGACCCGCACGAGCGCCCGGACGTCTACGGGAAGGTCGGCAACTCGGGCGTGTCGGTCTGCACCGTCGACGACGCGAAGAAGCTCTACTCGGGCTTCGACCTCTGCGCGCCGAGCACGTCGGTGTCCATGACCATCAACGGCCCCGCCCCGACCGTCCTCGCCTTCTTCCTGAACGCGGCGATCGACCAGGGCGTCGAGAAGCACCTCCGCGAGACCGGCAGACTCGATGCGGTGCGCCGTGAGCTCGCCGAGCGAGGCGCGCCGAGCTACGACGGCGCGCTCCCGCCGGACCACGATGGGCTGGGGCTCGCGTTGCTCGGCGTCTCCGGCGACGAGGTCGTCGATGCCGAGACCTACGCGCGGATCCGGGCCGAGGTGCTGTCCCAGGTACGGGGCACCGTGCAGGCCGACATCCTGAAGGAAGACCAGGCCCAGAACACCTGCATCTTCTCCACGGACTTCTCGCTGAAGGTGATGGGCGACGTCCAGGCCTACTTCATCGAGAACGACATCCGGAACTTCTACTCGGTGTCGATCTCGGGCTACCACATCGCCGAGGCGGGGGCGAACCCGATCACCCAGCTCGCGTTCACGCTCGCGAATGGCTTCACCTATTGCGAGTACTACGCCGCGCGCGGGATGAACGTCGACGCCTTCGCGCCGAACTTCTCGTTCTTCTTCAGCAACGGCCTCGATGCCGAGTACAGCGTGATTGGTCGCGTGGCGCGCCGCATCTGGGCGATCGCGATGCAGGAGCGCTACGGCGGCAGCGAGCAGAGCCAGAAGCTGAAGTATCACGTCCAGACGTCGGGTCGCTCGCTGCACGCCCAGGAGATGGCCTTCAACGACATCCGCACCACGCTCCAGGCGCTCACGGCGATCCAGGACCAGTGCAACAGCCTCCACACCAACGCCTACGACGAGGCGGTCACGACGCCCACCGAAGAGAGCGTGCGGCGCGCAGTGGCGATCCAGCTGATCATCAACCGCGAGCTGGGTCTCGCCAAGAACGAGAACAACCTGCAGGGCGCCTATGTGATCGACGCGCTCACCGACCTGGTCGAGGAGGCGGTGCTCCAGGAGTTCGAGCGACTGTCACAGCGCGGCGGCGTGCTGGGAGCGATGGAGACGCTGTACCAGCGCGGCAAGATCCAGGAAGAGAGCATGCACTACGAGTCGCGCAAGGACTCGGGCGAGCTCCCGATCATCGGGGTCAACACCTTCGAGAACCCGGCGCCCGAAGCCGCGCCCGAGCCGCGCGACCTGATGCGCTCCAGTGAAGAAGAGAAGCGGTCCCAGCTCGGCCATCTCGCCGACTTCCAGAATCGCCACGCCGAGCGAACGCCGGCAGCGCTCGCGCGTTTGCAGGACGTGGCGCGCTCGGGGGGCAACGTCTTCGCCGAGTTGATGGAGACGGTGAAGGTCGCGAGCCTCGAGCAGATCACGAACGCGCTGTTCGAGGTGGGCGGGAGCTATCGGCGCTCGATGTAG
- a CDS encoding PQQ-dependent dehydrogenase, methanol/ethanol family — MALAAIGLWGASVADAESPLAESDRIPAPTARPAAHDWPLHGRDASEQRFSPLDAINRETVERLGLAWTFELGSKRGIEATPIMVDGVLYVTSTWSVVFALDARDGSLLWRFDPAVDRAKGRDACCDVVNRGVAVSQGRVFVGALDGRLIALDAKSGEKVWETWTVDRTLPYTITGAPRVVKGKVVIGNGGAEFGVRGYVSAYDAETGKRVWRFYTVPASHAGPHEHPELADAAKTWSPDSLWETGLGGTAWDSMAYDRALDLLYVGVGNASVYERERRSPGGGDNLFVASILALRPDTGELVWHYQTTPGDSWDYTATQHMILADLELGGRTRQVLLQAPKNGFFYVLDRATGELLSAENYVPVSWATHVDLETGRPKERAAALWSEGRAVVTPAVQGGHSWHPMSFHPETGLVYLPVQNLAYIFEPDPAFEFQTGSGSFNTAEDLATIMAEVEGHEHMNLAFCEPTELVAWDPRRQRAAWRLPSQAGVPGGTLATGGGLVFQGDGGGFFRAFDAVTGEKRFEADVGTGIMAPPVTYALDGTQYIAVLSGLGGSQGGHNTTLRNQNRGRVLVWALGGKAPVPRALPRPTPTIEAPKLEVSSKQLDRGRARYAKHCLRCHGVGARSSGLYPDLRHASGAVWESWDDIVLQGTRTGGGMASFSDVLDTAASHDIRAYVASRAHASPSLAQQATRWFAENGCVPASWIVD; from the coding sequence TTGGCTCTCGCCGCGATCGGCCTCTGGGGCGCCAGCGTGGCGGATGCCGAGTCGCCCCTGGCCGAGTCTGACCGCATCCCTGCCCCGACGGCCCGTCCCGCAGCCCACGACTGGCCCCTCCACGGCCGTGACGCTTCGGAGCAGCGCTTCAGCCCCCTCGATGCGATCAACCGCGAGACCGTCGAACGGCTCGGGCTCGCGTGGACCTTCGAACTCGGTTCGAAGCGCGGGATCGAAGCGACGCCGATCATGGTGGACGGCGTGCTCTACGTGACGAGCACCTGGAGCGTCGTCTTCGCCCTGGACGCCCGCGATGGATCGCTCCTCTGGCGCTTCGATCCGGCGGTCGACCGGGCGAAGGGCCGCGACGCCTGCTGCGACGTCGTGAATCGCGGCGTCGCGGTCTCCCAGGGCCGCGTGTTCGTCGGCGCCCTCGACGGGCGGCTGATCGCGCTGGACGCGAAGAGCGGCGAGAAAGTCTGGGAGACCTGGACCGTCGATCGCACCCTGCCCTACACGATCACCGGCGCCCCTCGCGTCGTGAAGGGGAAGGTGGTGATCGGAAACGGGGGAGCCGAGTTCGGCGTGCGCGGTTACGTGAGCGCCTACGACGCCGAGACCGGGAAGCGCGTGTGGCGCTTCTACACGGTCCCGGCGAGTCACGCGGGACCGCACGAGCACCCGGAACTGGCCGACGCCGCGAAGACCTGGTCCCCCGACTCGCTCTGGGAGACGGGCCTCGGCGGCACGGCCTGGGACTCGATGGCGTACGACCGCGCTCTCGACCTGCTCTACGTCGGCGTCGGCAACGCCTCGGTCTACGAGCGCGAACGGCGCAGCCCGGGCGGCGGCGACAACCTCTTCGTCGCGTCGATCCTCGCCCTGCGCCCCGATACCGGTGAGCTCGTCTGGCACTACCAGACGACGCCCGGCGACTCCTGGGACTACACCGCCACCCAGCACATGATCCTGGCCGATCTCGAACTCGGCGGGCGAACACGCCAGGTGCTGCTTCAGGCCCCAAAGAACGGCTTCTTCTACGTGCTGGATCGAGCGACCGGCGAACTCCTGTCCGCCGAGAACTACGTACCCGTGAGCTGGGCGACCCACGTCGATCTCGAGACGGGCCGACCGAAGGAACGCGCGGCTGCGCTGTGGAGCGAAGGCCGGGCCGTCGTGACGCCCGCCGTACAGGGCGGCCACAGCTGGCACCCGATGAGCTTCCACCCCGAGACCGGGCTCGTCTATCTCCCGGTGCAGAACCTCGCGTACATCTTCGAACCCGATCCCGCGTTCGAATTCCAAACAGGAAGTGGCAGTTTCAACACCGCCGAAGACCTCGCGACGATCATGGCCGAGGTCGAGGGCCACGAACACATGAACCTGGCTTTCTGCGAACCCACCGAGCTGGTGGCTTGGGATCCGCGCCGGCAGCGGGCGGCCTGGCGCCTTCCTTCCCAGGCAGGGGTCCCCGGCGGCACCTTGGCGACGGGTGGCGGGCTCGTCTTCCAGGGAGACGGCGGCGGGTTCTTCCGCGCCTTCGACGCCGTGACCGGCGAGAAGCGCTTCGAGGCCGATGTCGGGACGGGGATCATGGCACCACCGGTGACCTACGCCCTCGACGGCACCCAGTACATCGCGGTGCTCAGCGGCCTCGGGGGCTCCCAGGGCGGACACAACACGACCCTCCGGAACCAGAACCGGGGCCGCGTGCTCGTCTGGGCGCTCGGCGGGAAGGCCCCGGTCCCGCGCGCCCTGCCTCGGCCCACGCCGACCATCGAGGCGCCGAAGCTCGAGGTCTCGTCGAAGCAGCTCGACCGGGGGCGCGCGCGCTACGCGAAACACTGCCTGCGCTGCCACGGCGTCGGAGCCCGTTCCTCCGGGCTCTACCCGGATCTCCGCCACGCGAGCGGAGCGGTCTGGGAATCCTGGGACGACATCGTGCTCCAAGGCACGCGAACCGGAGGCGGCATGGCGTCCTTCTCCGATGTGCTCGACACGGCCGCATCCCACGACATCCGGGCCTATGTCGCGTCGCGCGCCCACGCGTCGCCGAGCCTCGCGCAGCAGGCGACGCGCTGGTTCGCCGAGAACGGCTGCGTGCCGGCCAGCTGGATCGTGGACTAG